The following coding sequences are from one Salvia hispanica cultivar TCC Black 2014 chromosome 3, UniMelb_Shisp_WGS_1.0, whole genome shotgun sequence window:
- the LOC125216692 gene encoding 50S ribosomal protein L13, chloroplastic-like, which produces MAMALTTSSSLFISKHSPSSSSSSPRTTPFLGFSLAVSTKPSLQSNRLFYICCQDKSSAIPAEQQWMFDDLTGPDVWNKTWYPKAKDHIPTSKTWYIVDASDKILGRLASTIAIHIRGKNLATYTPSVDMGAHVIVVNAEKIAVSGKKRTQKLYRRHSGTPGGMKVETFDQLQKRIPERIIEHAVRGMLPKGRLGRSLFTHLKVYTGPDHPHEAQQPKELPIRDKRITKQT; this is translated from the exons ATGGCAATGGCGCTTACCACGTCTTCTTCACTCTTCATATCCAAACACTCaccttcctcctcctcctcctctccaaGGACTACGCCCTTCCTCGGATTTTCACTCGCCGTTTCCACCAAACCTTCCCTTCAATCCAACCGACTCTTCTACATCTGCTGCCAAGACAAATCCTCTGCTATACCGGCCGAACAGCAGTGGATGTTTGATGATCTCACTGGTCCC GATGTGTGGAATAAAACATGGTATCCCAAGGCTAAGGACCATATTCCAACCAGCAAGACTTGGTACATAGTGGACGCTAGCGACAAGATTCTTGGAAGACTAGCTTCCACAATAGCCATTCATATCAGGGGAAAGAATCTAGCTACTTACACTCCCAGTGTCGACATGGGAGCTCATGTTATAGTG GTGAATGCTGAGAAAATTGCTGTATCTGGAAAGAAGAGGACACAGAAACTCTACCGGAGGCACTCAGGAACACCTGGTGGCATGAAAGTGGAAACATTTGATCAGCTTCAGAAGAGAATTCCTGAAAGAATCATCGAGCATGCTGTACGCGGGATGCTTCCTAAAGGGCGG CTTGGAAGATCGTTGTTTACCCATCTTAAGGTTTACACTGGTCCAGACCACCCTCATGAAGCTCAACAACCCAAGGAATTGCCTATAAGGGACAAGAGGATAACAAAGCAGACATAG
- the LOC125213885 gene encoding uncharacterized protein LOC125213885 isoform X2 — translation MMSVERSFEAWEEVQRHGQDLADKLTQGFTGLIQSHITPPTFAWPNPPTPKLFEVEFPTQSFMKNDFGLSLDKSTINGVTAIFDVGNRIGQAGADFGASFNGGVQQFFRRLPLPFRHEESAGVSLVAEGHGRRAESMGISLQEDLGSLAERFKDYGIPENGAAVVEGSTEDDTLAVTAKALKKLGRAQLGPVLFVRDSTLLLPVHLSKQHLLWYGYDRKNGMHSLCPAVWSKHRRWLLMSMICLNPFACSFMDVQFPNGQVTYVSGEGISTSAFLPLCGGLIQAQGQYPGEMKLSFSCKNKWGTRVTPTWQWPDKSFALRLEQALAWKRSGLMVRPTVQLSLCPTFGGCCPGVHMEVTHSVKDELNLSCGCALVNHPSAFASASVGRSKWNGNVGSAGVVLKVETPLDHFGRPSFSVQATCAHCRFSCT, via the exons ATGATGTCTGTGGAGAGATCATTTGAAGCGTGGGAGGAGGTTCAGCGGCACGGCCAGGACTTAGCCGATAAGCTTACGCAGGGCTTTACAGGTTTGATTCAGTCTCACATAACTCCGCCGACCTTCGCGTGGCCGAATCCTCCCACGCCGAAACTGTTTGAAGTCGAGTTTCCGACGCAGAGTTTTATGAAGAATGACTTTGGACTGTCTTTGGATAAGTCCACGATAAATGGCGTGACTGCTATTTTTGACGTCGGGAACAGGATAGGACAGGCGGGGGCTGATTTTGGGGCGAGTTTTAATGGTGGGGTTCAGCAATTCTTCAGGCGGCTGCCACTGCCGTTCCGGCATGAGGAGAGCGCTGGGGTGTCGTTGGTGGCAGAGGGTCACGGCCGGAGGGCGGAGAGTATGGGAATTTCCCTGCAGGAGGATTTGGGGTCTCTGGCCGAACGATTTAAAGATTATGGGATTCCTGAAAACGGTGCTGCAGTGGTGGAGGGTTCAACTGAGGATGATACTTTGGCTGTTACTGCAAAAGCATTGAAAAAGTTGGGCCGAGCACAG CTTGGGCCTGTACTATTTGTTCGGGATTCCACTCTTCTTTTGCCTGTTCATTTGTCAAAGCAGCACCTTCTGTGGTATGGGTATGATAGGAAG AATGGAATGCATTCTCTTTGTCCAGCTGTGTGGTCAAAGCATAGGAGGTGGCTGTTAATGTCAATGATCTGCCTCAACCCTTTTGCCTGT TCTTTCATGGATGTGCAGTTTCCTAATGGCCAGGTAACCTATGTATCTGGTGAAGGTATATCAACCAGTGCATTTCTGCCCCTCTGTGGTGGTCTGATTCAAGCACAGGGTCAATATCCAGGAGAAATGAAGCTTAGTTTCTCTTGCAAG AACAAGTGGGGAACACGCGTAACGCCTACATGGCAGTGGCCCGACAAATCTTTTGCTTTAAGATTGGAGCAGGCATTGGCCTGGAAGAGATCTGGTCTGATGGTGAGGCCAACAGTCCAATTAAG TTTATGTCCAACATTTGGTGGATGTTGTCCTGGAGTACATATGGAAGTTACCCACTCCGTGAAGGATGAATTGAATCTTAGCTGTGGCTGTGCTCTTGTGAATCATCCTTCTGCTTTTGCATCAGCATCT GTTGGGAGGTCCAAGTGGAACGGAAATGTTGGGAGTGCGGGAGTAGttttgaaagttgaaactcCGCTCGATCATTTTGGCAGACCTTCTTTCTCTGTTCA GGCAACATGTGCCCATTGTCGTTTCAGTTGCACTTGA
- the LOC125213885 gene encoding uncharacterized protein LOC125213885 isoform X1, with protein sequence MMSVERSFEAWEEVQRHGQDLADKLTQGFTGLIQSHITPPTFAWPNPPTPKLFEVEFPTQSFMKNDFGLSLDKSTINGVTAIFDVGNRIGQAGADFGASFNGGVQQFFRRLPLPFRHEESAGVSLVAEGHGRRAESMGISLQEDLGSLAERFKDYGIPENGAAVVEGSTEDDTLAVTAKALKKLGRAQGTINVTSTYDSRTRNVESSLVARGDLWRVEASQGSSTSGNNNSSLFLVQLGPVLFVRDSTLLLPVHLSKQHLLWYGYDRKNGMHSLCPAVWSKHRRWLLMSMICLNPFACSFMDVQFPNGQVTYVSGEGISTSAFLPLCGGLIQAQGQYPGEMKLSFSCKNKWGTRVTPTWQWPDKSFALRLEQALAWKRSGLMVRPTVQLSLCPTFGGCCPGVHMEVTHSVKDELNLSCGCALVNHPSAFASASVGRSKWNGNVGSAGVVLKVETPLDHFGRPSFSVQATCAHCRFSCT encoded by the exons ATGATGTCTGTGGAGAGATCATTTGAAGCGTGGGAGGAGGTTCAGCGGCACGGCCAGGACTTAGCCGATAAGCTTACGCAGGGCTTTACAGGTTTGATTCAGTCTCACATAACTCCGCCGACCTTCGCGTGGCCGAATCCTCCCACGCCGAAACTGTTTGAAGTCGAGTTTCCGACGCAGAGTTTTATGAAGAATGACTTTGGACTGTCTTTGGATAAGTCCACGATAAATGGCGTGACTGCTATTTTTGACGTCGGGAACAGGATAGGACAGGCGGGGGCTGATTTTGGGGCGAGTTTTAATGGTGGGGTTCAGCAATTCTTCAGGCGGCTGCCACTGCCGTTCCGGCATGAGGAGAGCGCTGGGGTGTCGTTGGTGGCAGAGGGTCACGGCCGGAGGGCGGAGAGTATGGGAATTTCCCTGCAGGAGGATTTGGGGTCTCTGGCCGAACGATTTAAAGATTATGGGATTCCTGAAAACGGTGCTGCAGTGGTGGAGGGTTCAACTGAGGATGATACTTTGGCTGTTACTGCAAAAGCATTGAAAAAGTTGGGCCGAGCACAG GGCACTATCAATGTCACATCAACGTATGACAGTAGAACCAGAAATGTAGAGAGTTCTCTGGTTGCCAGAGGAGATTTATGGCGAGTTGAGGCATCACAAGGAAGTTCAACATCAGGAAATAATAATTCTTCTCTTTTCCTTGTACAGCTTGGGCCTGTACTATTTGTTCGGGATTCCACTCTTCTTTTGCCTGTTCATTTGTCAAAGCAGCACCTTCTGTGGTATGGGTATGATAGGAAG AATGGAATGCATTCTCTTTGTCCAGCTGTGTGGTCAAAGCATAGGAGGTGGCTGTTAATGTCAATGATCTGCCTCAACCCTTTTGCCTGT TCTTTCATGGATGTGCAGTTTCCTAATGGCCAGGTAACCTATGTATCTGGTGAAGGTATATCAACCAGTGCATTTCTGCCCCTCTGTGGTGGTCTGATTCAAGCACAGGGTCAATATCCAGGAGAAATGAAGCTTAGTTTCTCTTGCAAG AACAAGTGGGGAACACGCGTAACGCCTACATGGCAGTGGCCCGACAAATCTTTTGCTTTAAGATTGGAGCAGGCATTGGCCTGGAAGAGATCTGGTCTGATGGTGAGGCCAACAGTCCAATTAAG TTTATGTCCAACATTTGGTGGATGTTGTCCTGGAGTACATATGGAAGTTACCCACTCCGTGAAGGATGAATTGAATCTTAGCTGTGGCTGTGCTCTTGTGAATCATCCTTCTGCTTTTGCATCAGCATCT GTTGGGAGGTCCAAGTGGAACGGAAATGTTGGGAGTGCGGGAGTAGttttgaaagttgaaactcCGCTCGATCATTTTGGCAGACCTTCTTTCTCTGTTCA GGCAACATGTGCCCATTGTCGTTTCAGTTGCACTTGA
- the LOC125213885 gene encoding uncharacterized protein LOC125213885 isoform X3, translating into MMSVERSFEAWEEVQRHGQDLADKLTQGFTGLIQSHITPPTFAWPNPPTPKLFEVEFPTQSFMKNDFGLSLDKSTINGVTAIFDVGNRIGQAGADFGASFNGGVQQFFRRLPLPFRHEESAGVSLVAEGHGRRAESMGISLQEDLGSLAERFKDYGIPENGAAVVEGSTEDDTLAVTAKALKKLGRAQGTINVTSTYDSRTRNVESSLVARGDLWRVEASQGSSTSGNNNSSLFLVQLGPVLFVRDSTLLLPVHLSKQHLLWYGYDRKNGMHSLCPAVWSKHRRWLLMSMICLNPFACSFMDVQFPNGQVTYVSGEGISTSAFLPLCGGLIQAQGQYPGEMKLSFSCKNKWGTRVTPTWQWPDKSFALRLEQALAWKRSGLMVRPTVQLSRYESLFRFGCKTVLRHRYAYCSA; encoded by the exons ATGATGTCTGTGGAGAGATCATTTGAAGCGTGGGAGGAGGTTCAGCGGCACGGCCAGGACTTAGCCGATAAGCTTACGCAGGGCTTTACAGGTTTGATTCAGTCTCACATAACTCCGCCGACCTTCGCGTGGCCGAATCCTCCCACGCCGAAACTGTTTGAAGTCGAGTTTCCGACGCAGAGTTTTATGAAGAATGACTTTGGACTGTCTTTGGATAAGTCCACGATAAATGGCGTGACTGCTATTTTTGACGTCGGGAACAGGATAGGACAGGCGGGGGCTGATTTTGGGGCGAGTTTTAATGGTGGGGTTCAGCAATTCTTCAGGCGGCTGCCACTGCCGTTCCGGCATGAGGAGAGCGCTGGGGTGTCGTTGGTGGCAGAGGGTCACGGCCGGAGGGCGGAGAGTATGGGAATTTCCCTGCAGGAGGATTTGGGGTCTCTGGCCGAACGATTTAAAGATTATGGGATTCCTGAAAACGGTGCTGCAGTGGTGGAGGGTTCAACTGAGGATGATACTTTGGCTGTTACTGCAAAAGCATTGAAAAAGTTGGGCCGAGCACAG GGCACTATCAATGTCACATCAACGTATGACAGTAGAACCAGAAATGTAGAGAGTTCTCTGGTTGCCAGAGGAGATTTATGGCGAGTTGAGGCATCACAAGGAAGTTCAACATCAGGAAATAATAATTCTTCTCTTTTCCTTGTACAGCTTGGGCCTGTACTATTTGTTCGGGATTCCACTCTTCTTTTGCCTGTTCATTTGTCAAAGCAGCACCTTCTGTGGTATGGGTATGATAGGAAG AATGGAATGCATTCTCTTTGTCCAGCTGTGTGGTCAAAGCATAGGAGGTGGCTGTTAATGTCAATGATCTGCCTCAACCCTTTTGCCTGT TCTTTCATGGATGTGCAGTTTCCTAATGGCCAGGTAACCTATGTATCTGGTGAAGGTATATCAACCAGTGCATTTCTGCCCCTCTGTGGTGGTCTGATTCAAGCACAGGGTCAATATCCAGGAGAAATGAAGCTTAGTTTCTCTTGCAAG AACAAGTGGGGAACACGCGTAACGCCTACATGGCAGTGGCCCGACAAATCTTTTGCTTTAAGATTGGAGCAGGCATTGGCCTGGAAGAGATCTGGTCTGATGGTGAGGCCAACAGTCCAATTAAG CCGGTACGAGTCATTGTTCAGGTTTGGCTGCAAAACTGTCTTACGTCACAGATATGCTTATTGTTCTGCATAG
- the LOC125209065 gene encoding uncharacterized protein LOC125209065 has translation MSGDGLITTEDQKALPSDSEVLFELHDYDSKICPPTASGNYHTHVGDCNTVLERNDVCKSMNLHLNKEVKMMPTEVDDRWKMDLDDGSQKLDKYFYYDTPHFEETGVWMPVSIPPLPECKQAEWKRGLYSNGGYMPEGDSGWNEFIGEDKQMTMWDVVLDMLLATGGKVKSLTSGDIQGYGISWVTSHVLDKAWQEMAQSLTEANFGKMKDILEAVPPKWLPDSAASTCMLCNVRFHPIMYSRHHCRFCGGIFCNSCSRGRSLMPSKFLTSDPQRVCDVCCVRLECVQPCLMNRVSRAAQSPTHDLTDLSTLRSWLNFPWGQSMEHEIYKAANTLQGYTKVGFVTPEKSIPGAILKQAKGLAILTVARVGLMVTYNVGTGLVVARREDGSWSPPSAIACFGMGWGAQAGGEVTDYIIVLRTNSAVKTFSGNTHLSVGAGVSAAVGIVGRAAEADVRAGDGGFAACYTYSCSKGAYVGCSLGGNVVRTRNQENCKFYGNPSISASEILCGLMPRPPAASTLYQALSELYDKLN, from the exons ATGTCTGGAGATGGATTAATCACGACAGAGGACCAAAAGGCCTTACCTTCGGACTCCGAAGTGTTGTTTGAACTCCACGATTACGACTCCAAAATTTGCCCCCCCACG GCTTCTGGAAATTATCATACACATGTAGGAGACTGTAACACGGTGTTAGAAAGAAATGATGTGTGTAAGTCCATGAATCTTCACCTCAATAAAGAGGTTAAAATGATGCCGACTGAGGTGGATGATAGATGGAAAATGGACCTAGATGATGGAAGTCAAAAGcttgataaatatttctattatgACACTCCACATTTTGAAGAAACGGGTGTTTGGATGCCGGTATCTATTCCACCTTTGCCAGAATGTAAACAAGCAGAATGGAAGAGGGGTCTCTATTCAAATGGAGGTTACATGCCTGAAGGTGATTCGGGTTGGAATGAGTTTATTGGAGAAGATAAGCAGATGACCATGTGGGATGTGGTTCTCGACATGTTGCTGGCAACCGGAGGCAAAGTCAAATCTCTTACTTCTGGTGATATTCAAGGATATGGAATATCTTGGGTGACGAGCCATGTTTTAGACAAAGCGTGGCAAGAGATGGCACAATCTCTCACAGAGGCTAACTTCGGCAAAATGAAGGACATCCTGGAAGCAGTGCCACCGAAGTGGTTGCCTGATAGTGCAGCTTCTACGTGCATGCTGTGCAATGTTCGTTTTCACCCTATCATGTACTCAAGACACCATTGCAGATTTTGTGGGGGGATTTTCTGCAACAGTTGCTCCAGAGGTCGAAGCTTGATGCCTTCAAAGTTCCTGACAAGTGACCCTCAACGAGTCTGTGATGTTTGTTGTGTACGACTTGAGTGTGTCCAACCATGTTTGATGAACCGAGTAAGTCGCGCAGCACAATCACCTACCCATGATCTGACAGATCTAAGCACATTAAGATCTTGGCTCAACTTTCCATGGGGCCAGTCTATGGAGCATGAAATATACAAAGCAGCAAACACCCTGCAAGGTTATACTAAG GTTGGATTTGTTACACCTGAAAAGTCCATACCTGGTGCAATCCTGAAGCAAGCCAAGGGCCTTGCTATCTTAACTGTTGCAAGAGTTGGCTTAATGGTGACCTACAATGTAGGCACAGGATTAGTGGTTGCACGAAGAGAAGATGGATCTTGGTCTCCACCATCTGCAATCGCATGCTTTGGCATGGGCTGGGGCGCACAG GCTGGTGGGGAAGTGACTGATTATATTATTGTGTTGAGAACAAATTCTGCTGTCAAGACATTTAGCGGGAATACCCATTTGTCTGTCGGGGCAGGAGTAAGTGCTGCCGTTGGCATTGTTGGAAGGGCTGCTGAAGCTGATGTACGAGCAGGTGATGGTGGTTTTGCTGCTTGCTATACATACAGCTGCAGTAAAG GTGCATATGTTGGTTGCTCTCTTGGAGGGAATGTGGTTAGAACAcgaaatcaagaaaattgtAAGTTTTACGGTAACCCATCAATCTCAGCATCAGAGATTCTTTGTGGTTTGATGCCACGGCCTCCGGCTGCTTCCACATTATATCAGGCATTATCAGAACTTTATGACAAGCTCAAT